One segment of Toxotes jaculatrix isolate fToxJac2 chromosome 8, fToxJac2.pri, whole genome shotgun sequence DNA contains the following:
- the she gene encoding SH2 domain-containing adapter protein E, translated as MAKWFRDFPINLKNGNERVRSASESGSQTRPKPSFSRDSLKGNQRKDGGVGALLVGRNRKNSATELGRNNTGSGGTVWESLTNGKGRKNSKIETGTSDENRQVRTSSLAQAYISRMIKVDKQDKTPKLNGISEQKLPENEKGRSDIKTTLIILEDYADPFDAEKTKEQREAERAGVNDGYMEPYDAQVIITEVRRRGSKDLLKVCVLLDRGHGESKGEEGKPAPPNIYDTPYEGELEGDSEGVWIPVTRPESDIRPAGEYERPWEWRKEDIVRALSAQFEAGDCSLSKENGSTSSRQQQQHTLRQKNWNHKTLVSSPPSSSSSPSFPSSPILKLSPLTCPSPSFPTLKLSPLSPSSSLNKLSPPSPTSPGAPLDGDAAKVDPSLPLEKQSWYHGSVSRQQAEAQLQRCREASFLVRDSESGTSKYSIALKTSQSCVHIIVAQTKSSKGLGYTLDQSSCVFSNIPELVHHYCTHRLPFTGAEHMTLQHPVPRPH; from the exons ATGGCAAAATGGTTCAGAGATTTTCCCATTAATCTGAAGAACGGAAATGAAAGGGTCCGCTCGGCCTCTGAGTCTGGTTCACAAACTCGACCGAAACCTTCGTTTTCTCGAGATAGCTTGAAAGGAAATCAACGTAAGGATGGAGGAGTGGGGGCTTTGTTAGTAGGGAGAAATAGGAAAAATTCGGCCACAGAATTGGGTCGTAACAACACAGGTTCTGGTGGGACAGTGTGGGAAAGTCTCACAAATGGAAAAGGTCGCAAGAACTCCAAGATCGAGACTGGGACATCAGATGAGAACCGCCAGGTCAGGACCTCTAGTCTGGCGCAAGCGTACATCAGCAGGATGATCAAAGTGGACAAGCAAGACAAAACCCCCAAACTCAACGGGATAAGTGAACAGAAGCTGCCTGAGAACGAGAAAGGAAGGTCTGACATCAAGACAACG CTGATCATCCTGGAGGACTACGCAGATCCTTTTGATGCTGAGAAAACcaaggagcagagagaagctgagagagCAGGAGTGAATGATGGGTACATGGAGCCCTATGATGCCCAAGTCATCATCACAG AGGTTCGTAGACGCGGCTCCAAAGACCTCCTGAAAGTGTGCGTTCTGCTGGACCGAGGCCATGGAGAGTCGAAGGGAGAAGAGGGCAAGCCCGCGCCTCCGAACATCTACGACACACCGTATGAGGGTGAACTGGAGGGTGATAGTGAGGGGGTGTGGATCCCTGTCACACGGCCAGAGTCTGACATCCGCCCTGCTGGAGAGTATGAACGGCCCTGGGAGTGGAGAAAGGAGGACATTGTTAGAGCACTGTCAG CTCAGTTTGAGGCAGGGGATTGTTCTCTCAGTAAAGAGAACGGTTCAACCTCCAGccgccagcagcagcaacacacccTTAGACAGAAGAACTGGAACCACAAAAcgcttgtctcctctcctccatcctcctcctcttctccctcctttccttcctctcctatCCTGAAACTTTCCCCTCTCACATGCccatctccctctttccccaCCCTTAAACTCTCACCCCTCTCACCCTCCTCCAGCCTGAACAAACTCTCCCCTCCATCTCCTACCTCTCCTGGTGCCCCACTGGATGGGGATGCAGCCAAAGTGGACCCCAGTCTGCCCCTGGAGAAGCAGAG CTGGTACCATGGCAGTGTGAGTCGGCAGCAGGCTGAGGCTCAGCTGCAGCGCTGCAGGGAAGCCAGCTTCCTGGTGAGAGACAGCGAATCAGGAACCAGCAAGTACTCCATAGCTCTGAA GACCAGTCAGAGTTGTGTGCACATCATTGTGGCCCAGACTAAGAGCAGTAAGGGCTTGGGCTACACACTGGATCAGAGTAGCTGTGTCTTCTCCAATATCCCTGAACTGGTTCACCactactgcacacacagactgccTTTCACTGGAGCCGAGCACATGACCCTGCAGCATCCTGTGCCCAGGCCACACTGA